A segment of the Malaclemys terrapin pileata isolate rMalTer1 chromosome 1, rMalTer1.hap1, whole genome shotgun sequence genome:
TCTTTGGCTAAAGTGCACATAGAAACAGAGGGCAggcttcactacctgccggattggcgggtagtgatcgatctattgggggtcgatttatcgtgtctagtgtaaacgcgataaaatcgatcgcactccccgtcgactccggaactgcAGCttgcaagaggcggaagcagagtcgatgggggagcagcagcggtcgactcgccgccctCCTCACAGTCAGGTAGGTCGACCTAAGagtcgcgtagctgaagttgcgtatcatAGGTCAACCCCaatgctagtgtagacctgggcagAGAGTTTGGAAGCTGTATGGTGGAGGTAGTAAACAATGATACTATTTATGTGCTAATTGGCAATGATTTCTTCCGTGTAGCTCAGGATGTTAAGGGGACcccagaagaaaaggaaaatcctAGGAACTGCTGAAGGAATGGGAGAGTCTTCTCAATTACTATGCAGCTGTGCGAAACTGCATCCTTCcaggggcctggggtgggggcgggggtgagaccagctcctgccctgcagctgaaGGCTGTGTCTCCTCAGAGAGGGAGGAGTGTGTTTTGCCTGCCCTTCCTGTTGGGTTTGGACTCACCACCGCTGGAGCCTCCCGCTggtcgctctgggaattagctctgttcaggtgtggagcgccctctgcaggtggTGTGTCGCCCGTTGTCTGATGTGATGTTTAGCACCTGCATTGCTCCCCACTCGgtggtgtcctcttcaggacactgccctccaggAGTGCCCACTACTCCATTCTCACCATCTTCTAGGGATATATGAGCAGTCCTAGTCCACTCCTGCCTTCGTGGCCACCTGCTACCCCAAAATCTAGTCCCTTGCCTCAGGGACAAGGTGCAGTCCATTGGTCACACTCCCTCATGGTAAAGTTTGGTgtaaggggggtggaggggacccagccctgcccactactctgggtgcAAATCAGGGACTGGGTAATTAATGTACCAGAATCCAGAACCTGTTGTATTCAAGATGAGGGGACATTTCCCATGgtaggacatgcttccatgctgctgatgctgatttaaaaagctattaattaaatttgtgactgaactccttggaggagaattgtatgtctcctattctgttttacccacattctgccatatattccaTGTgtcagagaggtagccatgtaagtctgtgtccacaaaaacaacgaagagtccagtgtcaccttaaagactaacagatttatttggacataagctttcatgggaaaAGAGCCCCCTTCATCAGATgtgtggagtgaaaattacagatacaggcaaaAATATACCCGCACATGAAAAGAATCTCCTTTCCCTtattacaagtggagaaccagtgctgacaaggccaattcagtcagggtggatgtgggcCACTCCCAATagctgatgaggaggtgtcaataccaagagagggaaaattgcttttttagtgagccagccacacccagtccctattcaagcccaaatcgatggtgttaagtttgcaaatgaattgcagctctgcagtttctctttttttgaagcctttttgttgcaggatggctacttttaaatctgttactgagtgtccagggagactcaagtgttctcctactggtttttgtattttactattcctgatgtctgatttgtgtccatttattcttttatgtagagactgtccggtttggccaatgtacatggcagaggggcattgctggcacatgatggcatatatcacattagtagatgtgcaggtgaatgagcccttgatagtgtggctgatgtggttgggtcctatgatgttgttgctagagtagatatagGGACAGGCTGCAGTTGGGGTATTGTGTCCATCAGCTGTTCTAATCACTCAGCAGCCACCAGCTGTTGGTTCTTCCCTCTAGGAGTGGTGAGACGAGTGACCAGCCAGTCCTCTGTACAACCCCTCTTTGGCACATGCTGTGACAGGCCCTGGTAGCACATCTCTGATGAACCTGtgctagcagggagctggagagggacCTAGAGAAGATGTAGAGGCAGAGAAATTGTGGGTGGGTGGGCCTAGCTCAGAGTGGATCACTCAGATCTGTGCCTAACTTTGGGGATCCCTGGATTCTGGGTCCCCCTTTTCATTCCtcagggagaaaggaaaggaCCTGCCCTCTTGGAACAATCTTAGGGAAATCCGTAGGAAGTCTTATGGAATATCCTTTCCattcttattcttattcttattactatattttatttcagcaagatCACAGCTTTGACAGCATCATTGTTACAACTCAGCCGCCCCAAGGTAGCCCTGTGACTAATCGGAACCATATGAACAGTGGTGACAAGCCCAGATTCCAGGAATagagcctgcagcagggctggtgctGCCGACCAATTAGGTAGCATCACCTGTCATCTCATTGGCTGTGATGGGGGTTAAAGCTGGTGCACACTAAGCCAAGCAGCTGaggttccctgatggccaagtggcccccaagggaatgtgcaggCATGCTTCATAAACACAGTTCCCTCCCCTATCTGAACAGACACTGcctgctgcctgtgcaaccttgcCGATGACCCCTTGTTGTTTAGGGTGAAGACCTCTCATGTCAGCGGCTCACCGTCCATCAGGAATTGGGTATATTGGCAGGTTTCACTATCTTTACAATGCGAAGTGAAGGGGAAACACTGCAGGCTGATTCCATTTGCAGATGTCCTCTGGTGCTGCACAGAACACAGCTGGGCTCTCAGGGTGACTcagtgacaggggctggagggcagggagagCTAGAGAGATTGGGAACCACTCCCCAACATCTGCCCAAACTGCATGGTGGATTATTCAACCTCAACATGTTAAAACCCTGATTTACCAAGTCAGGATGTCTCAAGCGGTCCCTTTTCTTCCAGTACCCTGTGCTCTCGGTCCAATTCTACCAGGGGCTGAGAGAAAGGAGACACCACGGACTATCAGTGACTAGTTCCCAAATCACCTCAGGTTTATTTGCCTCTGGAAATTTAATTAGCAAATgtaatttcaattattttattcTCTGACTTGATTGTGGATGCAGGAATAGGgcatatttctgtttcctgactggctGAGGGCTCTAGAATCTCTGCCCTGTAAAGTTACAGGGCTACTgccatctctgccccctccctggttTCCAAATCCTGCGGACCTCCCGCCCTCAGACTGGGCCCTGGGCTACCGCACACTGCAGGTCGACTATGCTTACTGAGCAGGTCCCAGTGGGTTTGgcacctgtggttcttccctcTAGGAGTGGTGAGACGAGTGACCAGCCAGTCCTCTTGAACCAAAATACTGTTTAATCTGAAGAGCAGGAAGAAAGTGTAACATGGTAGAATAGGAGGGTTTTCAAAGAACTGTCTGTACATGTCTCTGACCCCAAGCCTTGAAACTCTGATGGGGATCCAAGCAGGTCAAGGATTTCCCAAGCGGTGTCTGTGAGTGTCAGTCTGAAGAGCTTCTCAGTAATAGCTACCCCACCTCTGGACAAACTCCCAGTCCTGGCAAAAGAAGCTGTGTAACGTGGCTGGAGCCTGGAAATAGGCTCTTACCAGCTTGCAGCTCCGGTGATGTCTCAGCTTCCCTAAAGTGCTAACGGAGAGATGGCTTTTCTTGAGCTGTTACTTCCCTACCACTTCATTTTCCAGCCGCCTCTTATTAAATTAAGAGAAGTGGTACTGGTTTAACCTATTATAGCCATGGCATAAACAtcccaatttttttaattaaattaatggagatatcccatctcctaggactggaagggaccttgaaaggtcattgagtccagccccctgccttcactagcaggaccaagtactgattttgtcccagatccctaagtggccccctcaaggactgaactcacaaccctgggtttaacagaccaatgctcaaaccactgagctatccctcccctctgataCAACCCAATTATATTGTTAACCCAATATAGCTCTACAGAAAAGATCCCCAGAACTGCGTTTAACATACCCATTCATTATGGCAGCTCAGCTCCCTGTCTGTCCCAATGCCGTTCCCAGGTGGTATGGATTTTGTGAATACAGAACATAGACAGTCATGGTGAGAAAGAGGAATAGACTACTTTCATGTGTGAAATGAAGTTGCATTTCAATGAATTCTCATGCAGTTGACTTTGAAATCCAGTTCCTGCAAACCCTCATCAGATCTGAATAACAGGTGCTGAGGTTACTATGTAATAGagagtatcaggaggtagccgtgttagtctgtatctacaaaaacaacaaggagtctggtggcaccttaaagactaacagatttatttgggcataagctttcatgggtaaaaacctcacttcttcggatgcatctacacttacctccgggtccggcggtaagcaatcgatcttctgggattgatttattgcatcttgtctagacgcgataaatcgatcccgtatcgatcccagaagtgctcgccgtcaacgccggtactccagctcggcgagagaagtacacagcatcgacgggggagcctgcctgctgcatctggacccgcggtaagttcgaactaaggtacttcgaattcagctacgttattaacgtagctgaatttgcgtaccttagttcgagatggggggttagtgtggacaaaccttagtctttaaggtgccctcagactccttgttgtttatataATAGAGAGTGAGAGCTCAGGGACTCAGAATTATCTACACTGACCCCAATGTCTGTTATCACTCCGGATACAGGCTTGTTACTTACCAGGAATATACAGACACTTGCACAGGGAAAGGATGCAGGTCCTGTGAGGAGGTAGAATAGCCTGCAGGATGATCGAACTCTCTAGATTTTGTAAATGCTGACCAGGAAAAGCACTTCAGCTTCTCTTGGAGGAATTGTTGGGGGTCACAGTGTATCACCGGGATCGTTTGGTAAGGGAAAGTTAATACAGCTCTGTTCTGATCGAATTTGCACATGTAAATATGGAGTTACACTGTAGATGTAAATGTTACTGAATTCAGAACCTGAACCTATGAATTTATCCAATGTACTGGAAAGAGGCAGTGAGATAATTTGGACTCTCAGGAGtggacacaataaaaaaaaagtatataatgAGGCAATGAAACATGTTTATAAATAGCTTCTATGCAGGACAGATAAATACAATGACCATTTTCACCATGCATTTGCAATGTGTTTACACATGTCATGATACATTGGGGCACACTCAGACATGAAGGGCAAGACACTGTTTTGTGTGCGGTAAAGTCACACTTGTAAAATCACACAGTGCTCAAGTAGGTTATGGAACTCACAGCCACAAGATATCAATGGTGCCAaaaacttagcaagattcaaagagggatggGATGTTCATATGGCTAAGcagaaaattaaattacaatAATGAGGGTTTTTAAAAGAGTCTTCTAAGGGCTGTAAACCTTCCTGATTATACCACTAAATATGTCTCGAACTAATGGGTGTCAGACAGAAACATTTCCTGCCTATTACAGAGTTTCTTGGACAGTCCTCTCTAGCATCTGGAACTAGCCACTGGATACTGAGCTGTATGGActacaggtctgatccagtctggcaatgccTATCTTCCTATTGGTGGTGAAAATCCAAGACAATATTTTTGCTTATCTTCCTTCAGCTCCTGGGATTCTCTAGACTTCCACTAAGATCAGAAAGATGTCTAGTTAAATATCATCTAGTCTcctattctttttcttttcaggaaGGAAAGCTCAAAACTCCTCGGACGAGCCTAGTACATTATGTCATctgtcaatgacaccaaattcaactctgcagtgttccttctcaccGGGACACCTGGGCAGGAAGACGCCCATCTCTGGATCGCTATCCCCTTCTGCTTAATGTATGTTATATCCatagtaggaaattcagtcattctgttcattataaaaacagatccaagcctccatgagcctatgtatattttcctttccatgttggccgTTACAGACCTTGGCTTATCCATAGCCACCATGCCAACGATACTGGGCATATACTTGTTTAACTATAGGGAGATCAGCCTCGATGCCTGTTTTGCCCAGGTCTTCTTCATCCACTCGCTTTCATTAACTGAATCCTCCATGCTGTTGCTGATGGCCTTTGACCGTTTTGTTGCAATCTGTAACCCGCTGAGATATGCTTCCATATTAACTCTGCCAAGAATAGCCAAAATGGGACTGGTGTTTGCGCTCAGAGGGGTGGTCCTAGTATTCCCAGTCCCATTTCTCCTAAAACGGTTCCAATACTGTCGagccaatgtcctctcccattcctactgtCTGCATCAGGAGGTCATGAAGATGGCTTGTTCAGACATCACAGTCAATAGCATCTATGGCTTGTCTGTTAAACTCTTAACAGTTGGGTTGGATTCATTGCTCATCTTtctctcttatgtgatgatcATCAAAACAGTGCTGAACGTCGCGTCCCCCATGGAGTGCCtcagggccctgaacacctgcgtctcccacctctgtgccgtCCTGCTCTTCTTCACACCAGAAATTGGCTTGTCTGTGATACACAGATTCGGGAATAGCTCTTCTCACTTGCTTCAGATTCTCCTGGGCTATGTCTACTTGCTGGTCCCACCCCTGATGAACCCAATTGTGTACagcgtgaaaagcaaacaccttcgtgcGAGAATAATCAGGGTGTTCAGCAAATAAAGGGGCAGTTCATCACCTGGATCCTGCGCTGCTGATATTGACCATGAGAAACACGGGTCACCTATTCCTTCCTGGACACTTACATCTGAGGCGACATGAGCTACTGATCTCCACTCTGTAGTGGTTCAGGTGGGGTCTAAGTCCTTGAGCAATGTGTGGTGGCTTGTCCCCAAACACTGTTGAGGGAGGGCAGTGCACTGATGGAAAGAAACCAAACAGGAAGCAGCATTTAAAAATTGAATGTGGTTGAGGAGAGCCGGGGACAGATGAGATGTTGGCTAGTAAAGAGCAGTATCGATGGCTGCTCCAACCTCACTATTCTTGCTGATACAGTCAATAAAGAGAAGGGATGTGGACGTTGTTTCCCATTACACCTGGTCTGTAGCTGTTCTGTCTCTGGTTAAAAAACAAGGGGCCATGAAAAAAGCGGGAAGACTGTTGTGGAGTCGCAGTCCTGGCCCTTCCTGAGCACTCCGGGTGCTGCATGATCCATGGGGGCTGCACCAGCTGTGGACAGGGGCTATTCAAGGGCCACAGATACCACCCTTCCCCTACACCCTGAGCCAAGTGGTTGTGACTGAGTCGTGTCAGAGACATGACTAACGTCAGAGCCCCAAGAAAAGCCATTCACAgaaccccctgcagctcccccattgATGGCTCTGCACACCACACACCTGCTGAGCCACTCCCCACcgaggcagggcagagctgcatGTGTGGGTGAGGGTCTGACACACAGGAGACCTAGCAAGAGACTCAGACCCAGCTCCCCTCAGATTGTGCTGCCCCAGCAATACAAAGGGGTGGAAATGGACTTCAACTCCCCAACAAAGATGTGGTTAGCTCCTGTCCCAGTCCAGCACATTTACCATAGGGTGACCACCTCTCAAAAGGCAAAAGCGGGACACATGCAAGAGCCCTGTCCCCTCTGTGACCTCGCCCCAGCCACTTGTCATCCTCCTTGAGatcccatcccctgctcctcctcattaCCCAGGGCTCCATCCCCTGTCCAGGCTATAAGCCAGAGCCGGGCCATGATAAAAGCTGCCTGAGAGAagcccccaccttgtctccccaCCCCAAGGATGTTCAAACCAGGGATGCTG
Coding sequences within it:
- the LOC128830216 gene encoding olfactory receptor 51G2-like isoform X1; its protein translation is MSSVNDTKFNSAVFLLTGTPGQEDAHLWIAIPFCLMYVISIVGNSVILFIIKTDPSLHEPMYIFLSMLAVTDLGLSIATMPTILGIYLFNYREISLDACFAQVFFIHSLSLTESSMLLLMAFDRFVAICNPLRYASILTLPRIAKMGLVFALRGVVLVFPVPFLLKRFQYCRANVLSHSYCLHQEVMKMACSDITVNSIYGLSVKLLTVGLDSLLIFLSYVMIIKTVLNVASPMECLRALNTCVSHLCAVLLFFTPEIGLSVIHRFGNSSSHLLQILLGYVYLLVPPLMNPIVYSVKSKHLRARIIRVFSK
- the LOC128830216 gene encoding olfactory receptor 51G2-like isoform X2 yields the protein MSSVNDTKFNSAVFLLTGTPGQEDAHLWIAIPFCLMYVISIVGNSVILFIIKTDPSLHEPMYIFLSMLAVTDLGLSIATMPTILGIYLFNYREISLDACFAQVFFIHSLSLTESSMLLLMAFDRFVAICNPLRYASILTLPRIAKMGLVFALRGVVLVFPVPFLLKRFQYCRANVLSHSYCLHQEVMKMACSDITVNSIYGLSVKLLTVGLDSLLIFLSYVMIIKTVLNVASPMECLRALNTCVSHLCAVLLFFTPEIGLSVIHRFGNSSSHLLQILLGYVYLLVPPLMNPIVYSVKSKHLREPVL